Proteins encoded by one window of Massilia sp. NR 4-1:
- a CDS encoding threo-3-hydroxy-L-aspartate ammonia-lyase → MSELILPTYDDVAAAARRIEGHAHRTPVLTSRTVNEELGAEVFFKCENLQRMGAFKFRGGFNALSKFDAQQRKAGVLAFSSGNHAQAIALAARILGIPATIIMPHDAPESKIAATRGYGATVIIYDRYKEDREQIGRDLAQKHGMTLIPPYDHPDVIAGQGTAAKELIEEVGQLDALFAPMGGGGLMSGSLLAVRALSPQCKVYGVEPEAGNDGQQSFRSGKIVHIDTPQTIADGAQTQHMGNYTFPIVLREAADILTASDAELVDAMRFFAARMKLVVEPTGCLGYAAARKMKEQLRGQRIGIILSGGNIDLPRLAALLANGV, encoded by the coding sequence ATGAGCGAACTGATACTGCCCACTTACGACGATGTCGCGGCGGCCGCGCGCCGCATCGAAGGCCATGCCCACCGCACCCCGGTGCTGACCTCGCGCACCGTCAACGAAGAACTGGGCGCCGAAGTCTTCTTCAAATGCGAAAACCTGCAGCGCATGGGCGCCTTCAAATTCCGCGGCGGCTTCAACGCCCTGTCGAAATTCGACGCGCAGCAGCGCAAGGCCGGCGTCCTGGCTTTCTCGTCCGGCAACCACGCGCAAGCGATTGCCCTGGCGGCCAGGATACTGGGCATCCCCGCCACCATCATCATGCCGCACGACGCGCCCGAATCCAAGATCGCCGCCACGCGCGGCTACGGCGCCACCGTCATCATCTACGACCGCTACAAGGAAGACCGCGAGCAGATCGGCCGCGACCTGGCGCAGAAACATGGCATGACCCTGATTCCGCCCTATGACCATCCCGACGTCATCGCCGGCCAAGGCACGGCCGCCAAGGAGCTGATCGAAGAAGTGGGCCAACTCGACGCCCTGTTCGCGCCGATGGGCGGCGGCGGCCTGATGTCCGGCAGCCTGCTCGCGGTACGCGCGCTGTCGCCACAGTGCAAGGTCTACGGCGTCGAACCCGAAGCCGGCAACGATGGCCAGCAATCCTTCCGCAGCGGGAAGATCGTCCACATCGACACGCCGCAAACCATCGCCGACGGCGCCCAGACCCAGCACATGGGCAACTACACCTTCCCCATCGTGTTGCGCGAAGCGGCCGACATTCTGACCGCCAGCGATGCCGAGCTGGTCGACGCCATGCGCTTCTTCGCCGCCCGCATGAAGCTGGTGGTGGAACCCACCGGCTGCCTCGGCTACGCCGCCGCGCGCAAGATGAAAGAACAGCTGCGCGGACAACGCATCGGCATCATCCTCAGCGGCGGCAACATCGACCTCCCCCGCCTCGCCGCCCTGCTCGCCAACGGCGTTTAA
- a CDS encoding ornithine cyclodeaminase family protein produces MRNNARLLLLDRDQVAALLHPGAVLDAVREAFLLHQQRAGRIFPLVREALPGGAIFGIKAGDVAAQGLLGYKAAGFWPANRGVGGDAHQATILLHDPATGRPQCLIDGNAITTERTAAAGALGLQALARAGASRLCLFGTGVQARAQLDYALRALPGLRQVRYLASGARRDSAFEAAFAQRCDIAPGISADAAVADSDIVITTTPSKTPLFAADAVQPGTHLNAVGADTRGKRELPPGLLERAHLWADDLAQARQVGELQWAPTLPAEEIGALLAQGGQRPAQDSITVFDMTGLALQDLTVARMLYRRAVTEGAGSSIAWPW; encoded by the coding sequence ATGCGAAATAACGCCCGCCTGCTCCTGCTCGACCGCGACCAGGTCGCCGCCCTGCTGCATCCCGGCGCCGTACTGGACGCGGTGCGCGAAGCCTTCCTGTTGCATCAGCAGCGCGCCGGCCGCATCTTCCCCCTGGTGCGCGAAGCGCTGCCGGGCGGCGCCATCTTCGGCATCAAGGCCGGGGACGTGGCGGCGCAAGGCCTGCTCGGTTACAAGGCGGCCGGCTTCTGGCCCGCCAACCGCGGCGTGGGTGGCGACGCGCACCAGGCCACCATCCTGCTGCACGATCCCGCCACGGGCCGGCCGCAATGCCTCATCGACGGCAACGCCATCACCACCGAGCGCACCGCGGCGGCGGGGGCCTTGGGCCTGCAGGCGCTGGCCCGCGCCGGCGCCAGCCGCCTGTGCCTCTTCGGCACCGGCGTGCAGGCGCGCGCCCAGCTCGACTACGCGCTGCGCGCCCTGCCCGGCCTGCGCCAGGTGCGCTACCTCGCTTCCGGCGCGCGCCGCGACAGCGCCTTCGAAGCCGCATTCGCGCAGCGCTGCGATATCGCGCCCGGCATCAGCGCCGATGCGGCCGTGGCGGACAGCGACATCGTCATCACCACCACGCCAAGCAAAACCCCTTTGTTTGCCGCCGATGCGGTGCAGCCAGGCACGCACCTGAACGCCGTCGGCGCCGACACGCGCGGCAAGCGCGAGCTGCCGCCAGGCCTGCTGGAACGCGCCCATCTCTGGGCCGACGACCTGGCGCAGGCGCGGCAAGTGGGCGAGCTGCAATGGGCGCCCACGTTGCCGGCCGAAGAAATCGGCGCGCTGCTGGCGCAAGGCGGCCAGCGTCCGGCGCAAGACAGCATCACGGTTTTTGATATGACAGGCCTTGCCCTGCAAGACTTGACGGTGGCGCGCATGCTGTACCGGCGCGCCGTAACGGAAGGCGCGGGCAGCAGCATCGCCTGGCCCTGGTAA